In the genome of Enterococcus hirae ATCC 9790, one region contains:
- a CDS encoding C39 family peptidase produces the protein MAVLLFVIFSATTYFHHSHNVGKDTEKVSSYAKKQVLLDVPLESQFTEPALGNGCEVTSLSMLLSYYGYETSKNQLAQQLNYVPVFNADGTHGDPNEGFVGDISGGDWAMGVYVPPIASLAQTIVKTDYHTLPKTDATINDIKKALQQGKPVWASVTLDFQVPTDTDFVTWQTNNGQVKVTPLNHACVVTGYDNDNIYVNDPYGEKNRPVAIKDFEAIFTSMGGQMLTLEKS, from the coding sequence GTGGCAGTCCTATTATTCGTTATTTTTTCTGCCACCACTTATTTTCACCATTCACACAATGTTGGAAAGGATACTGAAAAAGTAAGTAGTTATGCTAAAAAACAAGTTTTACTTGATGTCCCCTTGGAAAGCCAATTCACCGAGCCAGCGTTAGGAAATGGCTGTGAAGTTACTTCACTGTCCATGCTGCTTTCTTATTATGGTTACGAGACTTCTAAAAATCAGTTAGCTCAACAATTGAATTACGTTCCTGTTTTTAATGCTGATGGTACACATGGCGATCCTAATGAAGGGTTTGTTGGGGACATCAGCGGTGGAGATTGGGCAATGGGCGTCTATGTCCCGCCTATCGCTTCGTTGGCACAGACAATCGTAAAAACAGATTATCATACTCTTCCAAAAACCGATGCAACAATCAATGACATTAAGAAAGCTTTACAACAAGGAAAGCCTGTGTGGGCCTCCGTTACTTTAGATTTCCAAGTGCCTACTGATACTGATTTCGTTACTTGGCAAACAAACAATGGGCAAGTAAAAGTGACACCATTAAACCATGCCTGTGTAGTTACTGGTTATGACAATGACAATATTTATGTAAATGATCCTTATGGAGAAAAAAATAGACCCGTAGCAATCAAAGATTTTGAGGCAATTTTCACCTCAATGGGTGGTCAAATGTTGACTTTAGAGAAAAGCTAG
- a CDS encoding PD-(D/E)XK nuclease family protein, with translation MSLQFILGTARKDHRTALIDESVEWLAKDSMHQVFFLVPNYNKFEQEQEILTELRQRSGKTSFSTTNVQVFSFYRLAWYLLQQTTLLSGNELSESGSAMILRQILEKNEENLTIFRGEINKKGFIRQLQELHNELRIGNISPEDLVFSELADTVKAENQQLKMKDLQLIFTAFEEELVQRALQSEDALTILANYLQTQDMSKVKFIVSGFTRVNAQEYQLLQVMMEKGQLVIDLLLDRPYITDMPEVLTLFHETGKLYFQLINSAKERRVPVLVEKFAPEHERPLALMHLQKMWEETSSNKKSQPLKVGQQEALRIWEAENATEEVRQLAVEIRRLVSEENYRYRDIQVLTKDMAFYGNLLQPVFKEMAIPFYIDEEQLMENHPLIEWINSLFALDRYAYRLNDIMRFFKTELFICEADDTLDLASWREQRNQFRAKLDVTENVALAYNYQGSYWTREKDWQFVSYDFEAEQLEDVQELEKRSNDIRHFFKEKVPTFFDKIKKCKNGQEGATVFYRFLVNSGVQQQLVFWRNQEIERGNLAAARNHEQTWGALIDLLDEYSLIYGESEFDWHLFQEIITSGLENLSYGKIPTAIDQVRINRLELVRSNQAKVTFAIGLNDQVFPDRHETKGLLSSEERETLNARLAKEKFLFDPAKENLSFEPLQAYLVFASATQRLYLSYAQSYDTNTLKISPYLKRIMEYLMIPAERKEHLVLDSDPSCYIGTYRSGINTINHIYRLAKEEKKKVPVYWRQLREQILQSQWRNFALRIFESQEHLNVPVSLPKKMAEELYGKDIYTSISRLENFYNCEYKYFVQFGLKLKERMVYGLTPAATGDFYHESLDRFFKLLFSNQISLVEMTDTQRKEFTEKVLQDVFGELRFEILDSSARMNYIRYQLGQTIQKVAWALQKQSKNTGMKPLQTEILFGQIAGAQGIPGLELPLNNGGKLHVRGKIDRVDVAVEQADTWLSVVDYKSSGRSFDVTEAYYGMAMQLLTYLDVALMDAVKLTGKALVRPAGSYYLHVHNPILSEANEIEKETLKKFSYDGIFVDEPELLEVLDHSLEAKENSLIYPIKKNAKDVYQKGSFSKEKFYTEQELQLFMAHNRANMRLAGDKITSGEIKLNPAYKDKERLACQMCPFRSVCTFDVMLQENNYHRLEKLNKEEALRRIEKRSEEE, from the coding sequence ATGTCTTTACAATTTATTCTCGGGACAGCCCGAAAAGACCACCGTACAGCGTTGATTGATGAATCAGTCGAATGGTTAGCAAAAGATAGCATGCACCAGGTATTTTTCCTTGTACCTAACTATAATAAATTTGAACAAGAACAAGAAATCTTGACAGAGCTGCGTCAAAGAAGTGGCAAAACGTCATTTAGTACAACGAATGTCCAAGTCTTTAGTTTTTATCGTTTAGCGTGGTATTTGTTGCAGCAAACAACGTTATTGTCTGGTAATGAACTTTCAGAATCTGGTTCGGCAATGATCTTGCGACAGATCCTAGAAAAAAATGAAGAAAATTTAACGATTTTTCGGGGAGAAATCAATAAAAAAGGGTTTATTCGCCAGCTGCAAGAATTGCACAATGAATTACGTATTGGAAATATTTCACCTGAAGATCTTGTCTTTTCAGAACTAGCGGATACGGTAAAAGCTGAAAATCAACAGTTGAAAATGAAAGATCTTCAATTGATTTTTACAGCTTTTGAAGAAGAATTGGTCCAACGTGCGCTGCAATCTGAAGATGCTTTGACCATTTTGGCAAATTATTTACAAACGCAAGACATGTCTAAGGTGAAATTTATCGTTAGTGGTTTCACTCGAGTCAATGCGCAAGAATATCAATTGTTACAGGTCATGATGGAAAAGGGACAGCTAGTGATTGATTTGCTTCTTGATCGTCCTTATATCACGGATATGCCTGAAGTGTTGACATTGTTTCATGAAACAGGAAAGCTCTATTTCCAACTGATCAACAGTGCCAAAGAACGAAGAGTGCCGGTTTTAGTGGAAAAATTTGCCCCAGAACATGAAAGACCGCTTGCACTCATGCACTTGCAAAAAATGTGGGAAGAAACTTCTAGCAACAAAAAAAGCCAGCCGCTGAAGGTTGGGCAACAAGAGGCGTTGAGAATTTGGGAAGCAGAGAACGCCACCGAAGAAGTCAGACAACTAGCTGTGGAGATCCGTCGTTTGGTCAGCGAGGAAAATTATCGCTATCGTGACATTCAAGTGTTAACGAAAGATATGGCGTTTTATGGTAACTTGCTACAACCTGTTTTCAAAGAAATGGCAATTCCTTTTTATATTGATGAAGAGCAGTTGATGGAGAATCATCCATTGATCGAATGGATCAATAGTTTATTCGCTTTAGATCGATATGCCTATCGTTTGAATGATATCATGCGTTTTTTCAAAACTGAATTATTCATTTGTGAAGCGGATGATACACTAGACTTAGCCAGTTGGCGTGAGCAAAGAAATCAGTTCCGAGCAAAATTAGATGTCACAGAAAATGTAGCACTTGCTTATAACTATCAAGGTTCATACTGGACGAGAGAAAAAGATTGGCAGTTCGTGTCTTACGATTTTGAAGCAGAACAACTGGAAGATGTTCAAGAATTAGAAAAACGCTCGAATGATATTCGGCACTTCTTCAAAGAGAAAGTCCCAACATTTTTTGACAAGATAAAAAAATGTAAAAATGGACAAGAAGGCGCGACGGTCTTTTATCGTTTTTTGGTGAACAGTGGCGTACAACAACAATTAGTTTTTTGGCGAAATCAAGAAATTGAACGAGGCAATTTAGCAGCAGCCCGAAACCATGAGCAAACATGGGGGGCGTTGATTGATTTACTGGACGAGTATTCGCTCATTTATGGGGAATCTGAATTTGACTGGCATTTGTTTCAGGAAATCATTACCAGCGGGTTAGAAAATTTAAGTTATGGGAAGATTCCTACAGCAATCGACCAAGTACGCATCAACCGCTTGGAACTGGTACGATCAAACCAGGCGAAAGTCACGTTTGCCATTGGCTTGAATGATCAAGTATTTCCTGATCGGCACGAAACGAAAGGCTTGCTTTCTAGTGAGGAAAGGGAAACGTTGAATGCTCGTTTAGCGAAAGAGAAATTTTTATTTGATCCCGCAAAAGAGAACTTGTCTTTTGAACCATTGCAAGCCTACTTGGTGTTTGCTTCAGCCACTCAGCGTCTATACCTCAGTTACGCTCAAAGTTATGATACAAACACGTTGAAAATCTCTCCTTATTTGAAACGAATCATGGAATACTTGATGATCCCAGCTGAAAGAAAAGAGCATTTGGTTTTAGACAGCGATCCGAGTTGTTATATCGGTACGTATCGTAGTGGGATCAATACAATCAATCATATCTATCGTTTAGCAAAGGAAGAGAAGAAAAAAGTTCCGGTGTATTGGCGCCAACTAAGAGAGCAGATCTTGCAATCACAATGGCGAAATTTTGCATTGCGCATTTTTGAAAGTCAAGAACATCTGAATGTCCCGGTGTCATTACCTAAAAAGATGGCAGAGGAACTCTATGGTAAAGATATTTATACCTCTATTTCCAGATTAGAAAATTTCTATAATTGTGAATATAAATATTTTGTCCAATTTGGTTTGAAACTGAAAGAACGAATGGTCTATGGTTTAACGCCGGCTGCTACAGGTGATTTTTATCATGAATCACTAGATCGTTTCTTTAAATTACTATTTTCAAATCAGATATCGCTAGTAGAAATGACCGATACACAACGTAAAGAGTTTACTGAAAAAGTCTTGCAAGACGTCTTTGGCGAGTTACGCTTTGAAATTTTAGATAGTTCAGCTCGAATGAACTATATTCGTTATCAGTTAGGACAAACGATCCAAAAAGTAGCTTGGGCATTACAAAAGCAAAGTAAAAATACAGGGATGAAGCCCCTTCAAACAGAAATATTGTTTGGCCAAATTGCGGGCGCTCAAGGTATCCCAGGGTTGGAATTACCACTGAATAATGGAGGGAAACTACATGTTCGTGGGAAGATTGATCGTGTGGATGTTGCTGTTGAACAAGCGGATACCTGGCTTAGTGTTGTCGATTATAAATCAAGTGGACGTTCCTTTGATGTCACTGAAGCTTACTACGGGATGGCTATGCAACTGTTGACCTATCTAGACGTGGCGTTGATGGATGCTGTCAAATTGACTGGAAAAGCATTGGTTCGACCGGCTGGTTCCTATTATTTACATGTCCATAATCCGATTTTGTCTGAAGCAAATGAAATTGAAAAAGAGACATTGAAAAAATTCAGTTATGACGGCATCTTTGTCGATGAACCTGAGTTATTGGAAGTATTAGATCATTCACTGGAAGCAAAAGAGAACTCTTTGATTTATCCGATCAAGAAAAATGCGAAAGATGTCTATCAAAAGGGAAGTTTTAGTAAAGAAAAATTCTATACAGAACAGGAACTCCAACTTTTTATGGCGCATAATCGTGCGAATATGCGTTTAGCAGGGGATAAAATCACGTCAGGGGAGATCAAACTTAATCCAGCTTACAAAGACAAGGAGCGGCTTGCTTGCCAGATGTGTCCTTTTAGAAGTGTTTGTACGTTCGATGTGATGTTGCAAGAAAACAATTATCACCGTTTAGAAAAATTAAACAAGGAAGAAGCCCTGCGAAGAATAGAAAAAAGGAGTGAGGAAGAATGA
- a CDS encoding YxeA family protein, producing the protein MKVVKVVIGTVLFAGVALVGLKFYTQNSHDEMAGVVDQLNPLVTKGEVYVKTKKPDEVNSYGTATYIQKAADQKGHERTIEFTGLSILKEGHYLKIINKGAHVESYEEVDKKEVPKKALAIIG; encoded by the coding sequence ATGAAAGTAGTAAAAGTAGTTATTGGAACGGTATTATTTGCAGGAGTCGCATTAGTGGGCTTGAAGTTTTATACGCAAAATTCCCACGATGAGATGGCAGGTGTGGTAGACCAATTAAATCCGTTGGTAACAAAAGGAGAGGTATACGTCAAGACGAAAAAACCAGATGAAGTCAATTCATATGGAACAGCGACTTATATCCAAAAAGCTGCCGATCAAAAGGGACATGAACGAACGATTGAATTTACAGGTTTATCTATTTTAAAAGAAGGACATTATTTAAAGATCATTAATAAGGGCGCTCACGTCGAGTCATATGAAGAAGTTGACAAAAAAGAAGTACCTAAAAAAGCATTAGCTATCATTGGATAA
- a CDS encoding universal stress protein: MSKRYQKIMVAVDGSKQSEQAFLEALDLAKDNEAELFIVSIINKVELTHSAYAFSKIYAEEKQKIEVEMLKKIHDAKEYGINDIHAIVETGDPRNLIGTVFPQQEAIDLIVMGATGKGAIQQALVGSTASYVVTHAPCSVLVVK; encoded by the coding sequence ATGAGTAAGAGATATCAAAAAATAATGGTAGCTGTCGATGGGTCTAAGCAATCAGAACAAGCTTTTTTGGAAGCGCTAGATTTAGCGAAAGATAATGAAGCCGAATTATTTATCGTTTCGATCATCAATAAAGTAGAGTTGACACATAGCGCCTACGCATTTTCAAAAATCTATGCAGAAGAAAAACAGAAGATAGAAGTCGAAATGTTAAAAAAGATCCATGATGCGAAAGAATATGGGATCAATGACATCCATGCTATTGTTGAAACGGGTGACCCACGTAACTTGATTGGGACGGTGTTTCCACAACAAGAAGCGATCGATTTGATTGTCATGGGGGCTACTGGTAAAGGAGCAATCCAACAAGCTTTAGTCGGCTCTACAGCTTCTTACGTTGTTACTCATGCGCCCTGCAGTGTGTTAGTGGTCAAATAA
- a CDS encoding phosphatidylglycerol lysyltransferase domain-containing protein has protein sequence MLQTISNESILKIFSLFLVGALGIFILCLYDFALIRKLKTMKISKIKLLKISWIANSFNAVLGFGGIFGASVRYNFYKNYIDQSRVNQLKKAISLLLISSISGVGVLSAMVLLNVFPESHLLEGNDTIKIGLIVSACLLPLYIGYISIKPPLPAARWLGLQFTIVSTIDYLTSGIVMYVAFRFLNLQVQFVDMESIFILATIAGIISMVPGGFGAFDVIFLLGATHELQIDKEAVLMALILYRLAYYFIPLLFGLLFSVSEVQMLISQKISNNQFSILTKEFTTVVFSITQAQMKQIGRTLSTAIFLFCSLTFLFDSCILFFEYAYMGMKSAFFIAPIYVCLSILLLTDVVGIYKGAIDTWEMLRFKLMLLALCQFYLFWEDQSLTALLLTTVLFVDTLFYRRWLEVEVIKQSVLEKLIWTLACLYVFDSLTEIFPILPRQSFFILSGTTLLLLLLSGLWSVIHRRRKRKSLKLDLKLLDDAEYRNFLEQNGGNHLAHLGFLKENRVAWWEDVAVIYQENNHYLFILGDPVGKQEAIFPFLKTLVSKANQLGKRIVFYQASTQYLSFYNDLNCEFFKLGEEAVIDLSEFSLSGKKKRGFRATLNQMEKLGYTFEIIEPTIVSESSESVGSISSEFSPTSQLSHDRELLSELKEVSDQWLRSKNEMTFSVGRFEKEYLNCAAVGIIRNQEQKIVGFVSMMPTYTNETISVDLIRWSISEEVAMMDALYLYSILWAKEQGYQKFNLGMAPFSSTYKNTINLENTFIYSVYNNTQYLYSFKGLRKYKEKYKPQWAAKYLVYENKTWVLKNLYACYKLIHSK, from the coding sequence GTGTTACAAACAATTAGTAATGAATCTATCTTAAAAATTTTCAGTTTGTTTTTAGTAGGTGCTTTAGGCATTTTCATTCTTTGTCTCTACGACTTTGCATTAATCCGAAAATTGAAGACGATGAAAATTTCTAAAATAAAACTATTAAAAATCAGCTGGATTGCCAATTCATTCAATGCAGTTTTGGGATTTGGTGGAATTTTTGGTGCCAGCGTACGTTATAATTTCTATAAAAACTATATTGACCAAAGCAGAGTAAACCAACTAAAAAAAGCGATTTCGCTATTATTGATCTCATCTATTTCTGGTGTGGGCGTATTATCTGCAATGGTGCTGCTAAATGTTTTTCCAGAAAGTCATTTATTAGAGGGAAATGATACGATCAAGATTGGTTTAATTGTCAGTGCTTGTTTGTTGCCTCTATATATCGGCTACATTAGTATCAAACCGCCACTTCCAGCTGCGAGATGGTTAGGTTTACAATTCACGATCGTATCAACGATTGATTATCTCACTTCTGGTATTGTGATGTACGTCGCGTTTCGTTTTCTTAACTTGCAGGTTCAATTCGTTGATATGGAAAGTATTTTTATTTTAGCAACGATTGCTGGAATTATTAGTATGGTACCAGGTGGTTTTGGTGCGTTTGATGTCATTTTCCTTTTAGGCGCTACACACGAGCTGCAGATAGATAAAGAAGCAGTATTGATGGCGCTGATTCTGTATCGTTTAGCGTATTACTTCATTCCACTATTGTTTGGTTTATTGTTCAGTGTGAGTGAAGTTCAAATGCTGATTAGTCAAAAAATCAGCAATAATCAATTTTCGATTCTTACGAAGGAATTTACGACAGTAGTATTTTCGATTACGCAAGCACAGATGAAGCAAATTGGAAGAACGCTCAGCACAGCCATTTTTCTATTTTGTTCATTAACATTTTTATTTGATTCATGCATTTTATTTTTTGAATATGCATATATGGGAATGAAGTCGGCTTTTTTTATTGCGCCAATTTACGTATGTCTGAGCATTTTATTACTGACAGATGTTGTAGGGATTTATAAAGGGGCGATCGATACTTGGGAAATGTTGCGTTTCAAACTGATGTTATTAGCACTTTGTCAGTTTTATCTTTTTTGGGAAGACCAAAGTTTGACAGCCCTCTTATTAACAACGGTATTATTTGTAGATACTCTATTTTATAGGAGATGGTTAGAGGTCGAAGTCATCAAACAAAGTGTTTTAGAAAAATTGATTTGGACTTTAGCATGTCTCTATGTATTTGATAGTCTAACTGAAATTTTTCCGATATTGCCTAGACAATCATTCTTTATTCTGAGTGGAACGACACTATTATTGCTTTTACTTTCTGGGCTTTGGTCAGTTATACACCGAAGAAGAAAAAGGAAATCATTAAAGCTTGATTTAAAGTTATTAGATGATGCTGAATATCGAAATTTCTTAGAACAAAATGGTGGAAATCACTTAGCTCATTTAGGTTTTTTAAAGGAAAACCGAGTTGCGTGGTGGGAAGATGTTGCAGTGATTTATCAAGAAAATAACCATTATCTCTTTATTTTAGGTGATCCAGTTGGTAAACAAGAAGCCATTTTTCCTTTTTTGAAAACTTTGGTGTCTAAAGCGAATCAATTAGGCAAACGAATTGTTTTTTATCAAGCTTCCACACAGTACCTTAGTTTTTATAATGATCTAAATTGCGAATTTTTCAAGTTAGGAGAAGAAGCAGTCATTGATTTATCTGAGTTTTCACTATCAGGGAAGAAGAAGAGAGGGTTTAGAGCAACATTAAACCAAATGGAAAAACTAGGGTATACGTTTGAAATCATCGAACCGACAATTGTTTCAGAGTCATCAGAAAGCGTGGGCTCAATTTCTTCGGAATTTTCACCAACATCACAGTTATCCCATGATCGTGAACTGTTGTCAGAATTGAAAGAAGTATCTGATCAATGGTTAAGGTCAAAAAATGAGATGACTTTTTCTGTCGGACGATTTGAGAAGGAATATTTAAATTGTGCAGCAGTTGGTATTATAAGAAATCAAGAACAAAAAATTGTTGGCTTTGTTTCCATGATGCCAACTTATACTAATGAGACCATTTCAGTCGACTTGATCCGTTGGTCTATCAGTGAAGAAGTGGCAATGATGGATGCTCTTTATTTATATTCCATCCTATGGGCTAAGGAACAAGGTTATCAAAAATTCAATTTAGGAATGGCTCCGTTCTCTTCTACTTATAAAAACACAATTAATTTAGAGAATACGTTTATTTACAGCGTCTATAATAATACTCAGTATTTGTATTCATTCAAAGGGTTAAGGAAATACAAAGAAAAATACAAGCCTCAGTGGGCTGCAAAATATCTCGTTTACGAAAATAAAACCTGGGTGTTGAAAAACTTATATGCTTGTTATAAATTAATTCATTCAAAATAA
- a CDS encoding nitroreductase family protein encodes MTTFTKTLQNRRSIYDLGHNVTLSNEELTALIKEAIKESPTAFNAQSTRAVILFGDAHEKLWEMTEEALRPLTPAEAFPNTQNKLAGFKKCYGTVLFFKDTDIIKNLQEQFTLYADNFPDWSEQSNGIATANTWVALTEQGLGANLQHYNPVIDEAVAKEWNIPSNWKLRSQLVFGSPETPAGEKEYMNDEDRFRVFN; translated from the coding sequence ATGACAACATTTACAAAAACTTTGCAAAACCGTCGTTCTATCTATGATTTAGGACATAACGTAACACTATCAAATGAAGAATTAACAGCTTTGATCAAAGAAGCAATCAAAGAAAGTCCAACTGCATTTAATGCACAATCAACACGAGCAGTCATTCTTTTTGGAGATGCTCACGAAAAATTATGGGAAATGACCGAAGAAGCTCTTCGCCCATTGACACCTGCTGAAGCTTTTCCAAATACGCAAAATAAATTAGCGGGCTTCAAAAAATGCTATGGAACAGTCTTGTTCTTTAAAGATACAGATATCATCAAAAATCTCCAAGAACAATTTACATTATATGCTGACAACTTCCCAGATTGGTCAGAACAATCAAATGGGATTGCTACAGCAAATACATGGGTAGCCTTAACAGAACAAGGTTTAGGAGCTAACTTGCAACATTACAATCCAGTAATTGACGAAGCTGTCGCTAAAGAATGGAACATCCCATCTAATTGGAAACTACGTTCTCAATTAGTGTTTGGCTCACCAGAAACACCAGCTGGAGAAAAAGAATATATGAACGACGAAGATCGTTTCCGTGTATTTAACTAA
- a CDS encoding peptide MFS transporter, which translates to MENQQDKGFFGQPKGLSTLFFTEMWERFSYYGMRALLLYYMYDTVANGGLGLPTATALAIMSIYGSLIYMSSIIGGWVSDRVLGAKRTVFFGGIFIMLGHIVLALPFGVSTLFVSMALIIFGTAFLKPNVSGMVGHLYSKTDLRRDAGFSIFYMGINLGAMLAPIIVGTIGQEYNYHLGFSLAAIGMFFGLLQYVIQGRKTLDGIGTVAPNPLTAAERKKFIRNLVIALVVIVAIFGGAQVTGHLTIDFFVNSISVLGILLPLYYFVKMLTAKNVTAEEKPKVWAYIPLFLAAIIFWSLQEQGSSILALFAQERTQSTLFGMNIPASWYQSLNPIFIFVLTPVFVTLWTRLGKRQPSTVVKFSLGLLFAGLSFLLMMLPGMLYGTDSKVSPMWLIGSFFIVVIAELCLSPVGLSATTKLAPKAFESQTIAIWFLADASSQAINAQIARFYTPGTESAYFGIVGVVAIVGAVVLFMIKEPIKKLMGSIH; encoded by the coding sequence ATGGAAAATCAACAAGACAAGGGCTTCTTCGGTCAGCCGAAGGGGTTGTCAACATTGTTCTTCACAGAGATGTGGGAACGATTTAGTTATTATGGTATGCGTGCGCTGTTGCTTTACTACATGTACGATACTGTAGCAAACGGTGGACTTGGATTACCTACCGCAACAGCATTAGCAATTATGTCAATTTATGGTTCACTGATTTATATGTCTAGTATCATCGGTGGTTGGGTTTCAGACCGGGTACTAGGTGCAAAAAGAACTGTTTTCTTCGGTGGAATATTTATTATGCTTGGGCATATCGTCTTAGCATTGCCATTTGGTGTTTCCACTTTATTCGTCTCAATGGCTTTGATTATCTTTGGGACAGCCTTTTTGAAACCAAATGTTTCCGGAATGGTTGGACATCTTTATTCAAAAACTGATTTAAGACGAGATGCCGGCTTCTCTATTTTTTATATGGGGATCAACTTAGGTGCGATGCTAGCACCGATCATCGTAGGAACGATCGGACAGGAATACAACTACCATCTTGGCTTCTCATTAGCTGCAATCGGAATGTTCTTTGGACTGTTACAATACGTGATCCAAGGACGTAAAACGTTGGATGGTATAGGAACAGTTGCTCCTAATCCATTAACAGCAGCAGAGCGTAAAAAATTCATTCGTAACTTAGTCATTGCTTTAGTTGTGATTGTAGCAATCTTTGGTGGCGCACAAGTCACTGGACATTTAACCATTGATTTCTTTGTCAATTCAATTAGTGTTTTAGGTATTCTTTTACCGTTATACTATTTTGTTAAAATGTTAACAGCTAAAAATGTTACAGCAGAGGAAAAACCAAAAGTATGGGCGTATATCCCATTATTTTTAGCAGCGATCATTTTCTGGTCGTTACAAGAACAAGGATCTTCCATCTTGGCTCTGTTTGCACAAGAACGGACACAATCAACATTGTTCGGTATGAATATTCCAGCTAGTTGGTACCAATCATTGAATCCGATTTTCATCTTCGTCTTGACACCAGTATTCGTTACATTGTGGACGAGATTAGGAAAACGACAACCATCAACCGTAGTGAAATTTTCACTAGGATTATTATTTGCTGGGTTATCTTTCTTATTAATGATGTTACCAGGCATGCTTTATGGCACAGATAGTAAAGTAAGTCCAATGTGGTTGATTGGCAGCTTCTTCATTGTCGTAATCGCTGAATTATGTTTATCACCAGTTGGCTTGTCTGCGACAACAAAATTAGCACCTAAAGCTTTTGAATCACAAACCATTGCTATCTGGTTCTTGGCAGATGCTTCTTCACAAGCGATCAATGCACAAATCGCGCGTTTCTATACACCAGGTACTGAATCTGCTTATTTCGGGATTGTCGGTGTCGTAGCAATCGTTGGAGCAGTTGTATTATTTATGATCAAAGAACCAATCAAAAAATTGATGGGTTCCATTCATTAA
- a CDS encoding LysM peptidoglycan-binding domain-containing protein → MKSLKTLLLGTTLTAGALFFMGTSAHADEAYTVQSGDTLSTISQKYVGDNSLIQTIAEKNSISNINLIYSGQQLTIPTGEQAATTQTAYQAPAQTKTVAEQPVKQEPVQQAAPAQPVAQATQTAAQATPATTNTSSAKEWIAQKESSGSYTATNGRYIGRYQLDSSYLNGDYSAANQERVAEQYVSSRYGSWEAAKSFWEANGWY, encoded by the coding sequence ATGAAATCACTTAAAACATTACTATTAGGAACAACTTTGACTGCCGGCGCACTATTCTTTATGGGAACATCTGCACATGCGGACGAAGCTTATACCGTTCAATCAGGTGATACGCTATCAACGATTTCTCAAAAATACGTTGGTGATAACTCCTTGATCCAAACTATTGCAGAAAAAAATTCAATCTCAAACATCAACTTGATTTATTCAGGTCAACAATTAACAATCCCAACAGGCGAACAAGCAGCAACAACACAAACAGCTTACCAAGCGCCTGCTCAAACAAAAACAGTGGCTGAACAACCAGTGAAGCAAGAACCAGTTCAACAAGCAGCACCTGCTCAACCAGTTGCTCAAGCAACGCAAACAGCGGCACAAGCAACACCAGCGACAACAAACACAAGCTCAGCGAAAGAATGGATCGCTCAAAAAGAATCTAGCGGTTCTTATACAGCAACAAACGGTCGTTACATCGGACGTTACCAATTAGATTCTTCTTACTTAAATGGTGACTATTCAGCAGCAAACCAAGAACGAGTTGCTGAACAATACGTATCTTCTCGTTATGGCTCATGGGAAGCAGCTAAATCTTTCTGGGAAGCAAACGGTTGGTACTAA